In Camelus bactrianus isolate YW-2024 breed Bactrian camel chromosome 10, ASM4877302v1, whole genome shotgun sequence, a genomic segment contains:
- the PTH gene encoding parathyroid hormone has protein sequence MMSAKDMAKIMVVMFAICFLARSDGKPIKKRSVSEIQFMHNLGKHLNSMERVEWLRKKLQDVHNFVALGASIAHRDGGSQRPRKKEDNVLIESHQKSLGEADKADVDVLIKAKPQ, from the exons ATGATGTCTGCAAAAGACATGGCTAAAATAATGGTTGTCATGTTTGCGATTTGTTTTCTTGCAAGATCTGATGGGAAGCCTATTAA GAAGAGATCTGTGAGTGAAATACAGTTTATGCATAATCTGGGCAAACATCTGAACTCAATGGAAAGAGTGGAATGGCTACGGAAGAAGCTGCAGGATGTGCACAATTTTGTTGCCCTGGGAGCTTCTATAGCCCACAGAGATGGTGGTTCCCAGAGACCCCGAAAAAAGGAAGACAATGTACTCATTGAGAGCCATCAAAAAAGTCTTGGAGAAGCAGACAAAGCTGATGTGGATGTATTAATTAAAGCTAAACCTCAGTGA